The Salmo salar chromosome ssa06, Ssal_v3.1, whole genome shotgun sequence genome window below encodes:
- the LOC106607640 gene encoding zinc finger and BTB domain-containing protein 25 translates to MDVSSHSLFLLQQLNVQREFGFLCDCTVAIGNVYFKAHRAVLAAFSNYFKMIFIHQSSECIKIQPTDIQPDVFSYLLHIMYTGMGPKQPVDQGRLQEGIKFLHAYQLCRNPDEGSPDVGDLVRMSNLYGIQISSQLANKEGTGGPKGSAGTRGGGGPEDRRSSTQAGRSHAAQFSMTVGMEGIPSSDRQPFSGLLRGVSSVASGDDSDISTRIKQERVEEGEGEEGHLALGRVGSPTSPSAQGGSPCQGLLFKDGPLVLLCPRCGERCSSPEGLRKHLFSHTLDPSGLMEGLSQGGVGDPEGPEDQQQRGAPQDQLDAGCLEEALRQSQALANELAAELSWSRGGIAIGTSPPPTTTSTTSHARKRKIACAVCSMHFAQKSQLQEHMYTHTGKPSRYHRYSRLCSQLIHASGHFCEGPPEGGVGVAASTTVMLAEESNREAQDNGSSCYSLDSEISQESVDAVTVE, encoded by the exons ATGGACGTGTCCAGCCACAGCCTGTTCCTCCTGCAGCAGCTCAACGTCCAGAGGGAGTTCGGCTTCCTGTGTGACTGTACTGTCGCCATTGGCAACGTGTACTTCAAGGCCCACCGGGCTGTCCTGGCTGCCTTCTCTAACTACTTCAAGATGATCTTCATTCATCAGTCAAG CGAGTGCATTAAAATACAGCCCACGGACATCCAGCCGGACGTGTTCAGCTACCTGCTCCACATCATGTACACTGGCATGGGCCCCAAGCAGCCAGTGGACCAGGGCCGCCTGCAGGAGGGCATCAAGTTTCTCCATGCCTACCAGCTGTGCCGTAACCCCGACGAGGGGTCCCCCGATGTCGGTGACCTGGTTCGTATGTCCAACCTGTACGGTATTCAGATTTCATCCCAGTTGGCCAACAAAGAGGGTACTGGGGGCCCTAAAGGTAGTGCAGGGACCCGAGGAGGAGGCGGCCCGGAGGACAGGCGTTCGTCCACCCAGGCGGGCCGCTCCCACGCTGCACAGTTCTCGATGACCGTGGGGATGGAGGGCATCCCCTCCTCAGACCGTCAGCCCTTCTCTGGTCTCCTCCGTGGCGTCTCCTCAGTGGCTTCCGGCGACGACTCGGACATCTCGACACGTATCAagcaggagagggtggaggaaggggagggagaggaaggccaCCTGGCGCTGGGAAGGGTAGGGTCCCCAACGTCTCCTTCAGCCCAGGGCGGCAGCCCCTGCCAGGGCCTCCTGTTCAAGGATGGCCCTCTGGTGCTGCTGTGCCCCCGCTGTGGCGAGCGCTGCTCCTCCCCCGAGGGGCTCCGCAAGCACCTGTTCAGCCACACCCTGGATCCCAGTGGACTAATGGAGGGCCTCTCCCAGGGCGGGGTAGGGGACCCAGAGGGCCCTGAGGACCAGCAGCAACGTGGGGCCCCCCAGGATCAACTAGATGCAGGCTGCTTGGAGGAGGCCCTGCGGCAGAGCCAGGCCCTAGCTAACGAGCTAGCTGCTGAGCTAAGTTGGAGCAGGGGTGGTATAGCCATTGGCACTAgtccaccccccaccaccacctccaccaccagtcACGCACGAAAGCGCAAGATCGCTTGTGCTGTGTGCAGCATGCACTTCGCCCAGAAGAGCCAGCTGCAGGAGCACATGTATACTCACACGGGCAAGCCGTCACGCTACCACCGCTACAGCCGTCTCTGCAGCCAGCTCATCCACGCCTCCGGACACTTCTGCGAGGGGCCACCGGAGGGCGGCGTTGGGGTGGCAGCAAGCACCACGGTAATGTTGGCGGAGGAGTCCAATCGGGAAGCTCAGGACAATGGCAGCTCCTGCTATTCGCTAGACTCTGAGATCTCACAAGAGAGCGTGGATGCCGTCACTGTGGAAtga